In Maridesulfovibrio sp., the genomic stretch CATGTTGACGTGTCTGCTGATCATTTCAACAAATGCATATTCTTCCAGTCTGAAAATTATGGCTGAGGAATATCCGCCCTATAGCTATCAGCAGGAAGGAAAGGCCCGTGGTCTTTTCATTGACCTAGTGCGTAACATTCAGGAAATGTTGGATGAAGAGCCTTCTGGCGTAACCTTTTACCCTTGGGCTAGGGGATACAAGCGATTAGAATACGGTTCCGGGGATATTTTAATGCCAATGTGTATGACCCCAGAGCGGTCACTGAAATTTAAATTTGTCGGCCCGGTTTTTTGGGATGATATTTATTTTTATCGAAGGAAGGGCAGCGGTGTAGAGCTTGACAATGTGGATGATGCCAGAAAAGTGCACATGATTACTGTGACTAGAGATGATATTCTACACCAGAACCTTGTTAGCATGGGGTATACTAATCTGGATTTGAGCGCATCCACGAAGTGCGATTTTATGAAATTGATTCGTGGCCGTGCAGACCTTGTCCCCATGGGCCGGAAAGTGATCTCATATTTTTTTAAGTGCAACCCCGAGCTTGATCTTAATAAAGTGGAGCGTGTCGGGCCTTCGGTATTTTTTACAACAAACTACATTGCTTTTGCTAAGCATGTCCCGGATGAAGTTGTCAGGAAATGGCAGATTGCGTTTGATGAATTGAAAGCCAGCGGGAAATGGCAGAAAATTGTAGATAAATATTTTCCGCCGGGATTGCCGAATTGATTTTCCATAAATAAAGCGCCGTACATTCTGTGATGTACGGCGCTTTATTCTTAATTGTGTATATCTGCCTAAACCAACGTTACTGCACGGTTCATGCGGGCGATTGTCTCTTTTTTGCCAAGCACGAGCATAAGGTCATAGAGGCCGCCGGGAGATTGGACTCGGCCACAAAGAGCCAGACGGACAGGCTGTCCGATTACTTTAAACTTCAGCTCTTTTTCTTCTAGGAATCCCTTGCAGAGAGCCTCAAGAGAGTCGTGGCTGAATTCGGTGTCTGCTTCGATCCGTGCGGTAAGCTCTTTGATGATTTCCACTGCTTCAGGATTGAATACCTTGGCAACGGCTGCTTCATCATATTCCAGCGCATCACTATCCACGAGGAAGAAGTCGCACATGTCGGCCATTTCCTTGTAATTGGTAGAGCGCGGCTGGAGCAGAGGGATGATCTTTTCAAGATATGCGTCTTCAGCTTCCACACCTTCGGGAAGGAAAGAACGCATTCCGGGAATAAGTTCAGCCGGAGCTTTGGCCTTGATGTATTCGCTGTTAAGCCAGTCCAGTTTCTTGGTGTCGAAAACGGATGGAGAGTTACCGAGGCTGTCAGTGTTGAACAGTTCGATAAGTTCTTCACGGGAGAAAATTTCCTGATCACCGTGAGACCAGCCCAGACGCACGAGGTAGTTAACCACAGCTTCGGGCAGGTAACCCATTTTTTCATATTCCATAACGGAAAGAGCACCATGGCGCTTGGAAAGTTTTTTCTTATCCGGGCCGAGGATCATGGGTACGTGGCCGAACTTGGGAACATCCCAGCCAAGAGCTTTGTAAATCAGGATCTGGCGCGGAGTATTGTTAACGTGGTCGTCGCCGCGCAGAACGCTGGTAACACCCATGGTATGGTCATCAACAACAACCGCAAGGTTGTAGGTCGGAGAACCGTCGCTGCGGCGTAGGATCATGTCGTCCATCTCAGCGTTTTCCACGCTGATAGGGCCTTTGATCATGTCAGTGAATGAGGTGCGGCCATCCTGGGGAGCCTTAAAGCGTACGACTCTGTTCTCGCCGGGACCGAGATTCTTCTCGCGGCAGGAACCGTCATATTTGGGTTTGCGTTTTTCCTTCATGGCCTTTTCGCGCATGGCGTCCACCTGCTCAGGAGAGCAGTCACACCAGTAGGCTTTGCCTTCGTCCAGCAACTGGTCGATGTAGCTGTTATAAAGATCGAAACGCTCGCTCTGGTAAGTTGGTTCGCCGTTCCAGTCCATACCCAGCCATTTCATGGAATCGAGAATAGCATCAGTGTATTCCTGCCTGGAACGCTCACGGTCGGTATCTTCGATACGCAGGACAAAGTCTCCGCCGTCGTGTTTGGCAAGAAGCCATGCGAAAAGCGCGGTGCGGGCTCCACCAATATGTAAATGTCCGGTTGGGCTGGGCGCGAATCTGGTTACAGTCTTAGCCATTATTTTTATCTCCTGAAAAATTATATGCGGGAAGTATAACGCAAAAAATCCGCCAACAAGGGGCGGTATTGTATTTTCTGAACTTGCTTCGTTCTTGTTTTTATTTTCCATCCGGCCGAAGCATGCCCCGGCCGGATTGATATTATTCGGCCGGCTCTACGCCTTTGAGCTCGGGAATTTCCTTGAGCAATGTACGCTCAATCGCGTTTCTCAAGGTGATCTGGGACATGGGACAGCCCTTACAGGCTCCCTGCAAACGCACTTTGGCGATGCCTTTGTCTGTTACCTCAACGAGTTCTACGTTGCCACCGTCAGCCTGAAGAAGAGGTCTGACTTTGTTAAGAGCGGCTTCGACTTTATCGAGCATGGTAAATCCTCCGTTTGCTATGCCCGCTCAAGTACTTTCTTTAAACAGCCTTGTCAAACACGTGAGTACTTGTTTTATGCCTTTATGCAATATGTGTTGCAGCGTATGAATAATGAAGTCCAGTTGTTTCAGAGTATTACCGTTGAGCTGCCGTGTTTTTGAGAATGGCGAATGCATCATGCAGGAGAGGTGTGATTTCGGTATCAAGCTTGCGTAATTTATCAGGTGTCAGCCCGTGCTTTTCCCATCTTTCGTTGTTTACATTACGGATGAAAAAGTCTCCGCTGCCGCCGACACCCATGGTTTTTGCGATAATGTTGGCGAAATATACATAGAGAGCTTCCGGTGATTTGGAGGCCTTTGCAGGATTGTGGTGGTTGAGCACGGCGTTGACCAGCGAGAAGGGCAGATTCCATTTGCGCAGCAGCATGCCTCCGAGTTCAGAATGGTTGAAGCCTGTCACTGCCTGTTCGGCCTTGAACATAAGTGCTTTCTTATGCCGCGAAATGGCGGTTGCGGCGATAGCCTGTTCCGGCAGGGCGATCAGCAGTACCGGGCGTCCTATATCGTGCAGCAGGCCGGCCACAAAGCATTTTTCAGGGGTTCCCTGCTTAAAGGTTTTGGAAAGCTGGCTGGCTATGATTCCACAGGCGAAACTATGCCGCCAGAATAACTCCAGATCGATTATATCCGCAGGGAGTCCTTTAAACATGTCCATGATTGAAGTCCCCATTGCCAGCGTTGAAAGCTGGTTGGTTCCAACTACTGCGACTGCCCGTGAGATGGTATCGATCTGGGCGGGAAAATTGTAAAACGCGCTGTTGACCATACGCAGCAGAAAAGCGGACAAGGCCGTGTCGCGTGATATTACCTTGGCAAGGTCGGATGCAGAACTTGCCGGGTCGTTGATTACCCGGCGCATTTCTATGAAAACCTGCGGCAGCGAAGGTAGTTTTACCTCGGTTCTCATAAGCGAGATCGGGTCCACCTTTTCAAACCGCTTGGTAGGCATGGGCCGTTCGGCATGCGGCTTGTAAAGTTCTGGGTTTGCCATGATATCCTCGGCAACATGTTTCACACCAAGTTCAAATAGGGTTGCAATAACCGGCTGTTCCCGATCGGTGTGGATAAAGCGATCTTCCATCAGAGCAGTGGCCTTATGGATAAATTCGTCGGGTGTGGTAATCTGTTCAGTCATGGTCAACCGCCTTGGATTTCAATGGAATACTTAACTATATGTTATATTAAAAGATGTGTCAGGGGAAGCATCACACAAATAAAATAATAAGCCCCGGCAGTGTAACTGCCGGGGCTTTGAAGTTAAGTCTGTGTTGAGTAGATTATTTTAGCCAGGAATCAACCTGAGCTTTGTTTTCCTTGATAAAACGCTTTGCGTTTTCATAAGGATCAGCTCCTTTTTCCTGGTTCCAAGCCATAACCATCTGAAGCTGGTTTGCGTCCTTCCATGCGAATTTATCGAGGAAAGCATAAACCTTGGGCATGTCTTTATCGAGACCTTTGCGCACTATAGTGTTGATGGTTTCGGATTCACCGAGGACCCCCTTGGGATCTTTGAGGTATTTAAGATCCCAACGGCCGAACATCCAGTGCGGGGACCATGCGGTGACAACAATCCATTTTTTATTTTTGATGGCGTTGGACAATGCTGCAGTCATGGTAGCGCCGGAACCTTCCATGAGTTCAAATTTATCGAGGTTGTATTCTTTCATCGCATCCTCGGAGAGACGCATCAGCCCCGCACCGGGGTCGATGCCGATAATCTTGTCATCAAATTTGTCAGCATACTTGTTGAGATCTGCGATCGAATCAGCTTCTACATAAGTAGGAACTGCCCAGCCGAGCTTTGCCCCGGAAACAATGGGGCCGAGGTTGACGACTTTCCCCTGAACCCTTTTCAGGTAGTCTGCGTGGGTTACGGGCAGCCATGCTGTTGCCAGACCATCGACATCACCGGTTCCTACAGCCTGCCACATGGCTGCGGCAGCAACAGGGATGATCTCGCACTCCATGCCGAGGCGTTCTTCAATTACTGCTTTGATTACGTTGGTGGTCGCAGTTGCGCAGTCCCATTCAACATAAGCCAGTTTTACTTTTTTATCCGCGGCGAAAGCTGCTGTGCTGAAAGCTGCGAAGAGCAGTACTGTAAGTGTTAAAATTAAAATCTTCTTCATCGTTAAGTCTCCTTCTTTTGGTGTTGTGCCCGGTTATTTCTTGCCGGAACCGATTTTCTGAAGCACCTGATCCATGATCATGGCTACGATGACAATTCCGATACCGGCCTCAAAGCCTTTGCCCATCTGTAGTCTCTGGATTGCTTTCCATACTTCGCCGCCGAGCCCCTTGGCTCCGATCATGGAAGCGATAACAACCATGGAAAGAGCCAGCATCACTGTCTGGTTTACACCGGCCATGATGGTGGGGGTGGCGATAGGCAGTTCAAGTTTAAAAAGTCTGTGCCAGCGGTTGGAGCCGAACGCTTCTGCGCATTCAACGAGGTCTTCAGGAACCTGCTTGATTCCGAGACAGGTCAGCCTGATTGATGGCGGCATAGCAAAAATAATTGTTGAGAAAATGGCTGCTACTTTGCCCAGTCCGAAAAATGGGATGGCCGGAATAAGGTAGACAAAAGCGGGCATAGTCTGCATCACGTCCAGAATCGGCATTACTATCCGGTTCACATGCTTGTTCATGGCGGCAAGAATCCCTATCGGTATGCCGATCATGAGCGCCAGCAGCGTAGCAACAATTACCAGAGCAATCGTGCTGACCGTGGCCTGCCATAGGCCCATATTCCAGATCAGCAGAAGTCCGACTATGGAAAATATTGTAGTTCTTTTGCTCTTGGTCATCTTCAGGGTTATTGCTGCCACAATGAGGATGAATGCCCACGGCGGACATGCCTTCATGGCACCTTCGACTACATCCAGTCCGGCATCGAGAACTGCCGAAAAGGCCTTGGTGGCAAAAGAAAAATGTTCCACCAGAAAATTGATAAACGCTTCGATTGTTTCCCCTATGGGAATGCGTGGGATATTCATCTTAGTTTCCCCCTCTTTCAGCAAGTGCACCGATAAGAGTGCCGCGGACGATAACACCTTTCAGTTTTTTATCCTCATTTATGACCGGCAGTGGAAGTGTGCGGTCCTGCATGATATTAAACAATTCCTGAGCGGGGCAATCCAGATCAACAGCTTGTAGGTCGGTACTCATTATAGTGCGGATGTCCTTGCCTCCCTGTTCCACAAGCTTGGCGCAGTCTGCTGCGTTAAGCATGCCGATCAGTTTATGCTTTTCGTCAAGCACAAAGAGGTTTGAAATATTGTTTTTACGCATCTTGCGCAGGGAAGCCCTTGGGCCGTCGGTTTTGATGTTTGCAACGGCATCGATTTTTTTCATTACGGATTCTGCGGTAAGGACTTTAGTGATATCAACGTCCTCGACAAAGCGGCGGACGTATTCTGTAGCAGGTTCAGTTAGAATTTCCTCAGGTGTTCCTACCTGAACTATCTCACCATCCTTCATGAGTACGATACGGTCTCCGATCTTGAGGGCTTCGTCGAGATCGTGACTGATAAAGACGATGGTTTTGTGCATGCGTTCCTGCAGGTTGATAAGCTCATCCTGCATATCGCGACGGATTAGCGGGTCAAGTGCACTGAAAGCTTCGTCCATAAGCAGAATGTCAGGATCCAGGGCTAATGCCCGGGCGAGCCCCACACGCTGCTGCATCCCGCCGGAGAGCTGGTCTGGATAAGATTCTTCCCAGCCGCTGAGCCCAACTAGTTCTAAGGCTTCCATGGCTTTCTGCTTGCGGGTTTTAGGGTCTGTATCTGCTATTTCCAGCCCGTATTCAGTGTTTTTAAGAACCGTACGGTGTGGGAAAAGCGCGAAGTTCTGAAAAACCATTCCCAGTTTTTCCAGCCGAATCTTGCGCAGCTTGTTTTTGCTTAGGGTTGTAATGTCTTCACCATCAATAAATATTTTCCCGCCAGTGGGTTCGATTAGCCTGTTTATGCAGCGGACAAGGGTGGATTTTCCGCTGCCGGAAAGCCCCATGACCACAACAATTTCACCTTCTTCAACACTGAATGAGGCGTTGTTTACACCTACACCGTGTTTTGTTTTTTCCATAATTTCATCTTTAGTTGCACCCTTGTTAAGCATAGGAATTATCTTGCTGGGGTTGCTTCCAAAGATTTTATAGAGATTTTCGACTCTGATTTTTTCCATGATTTCTCCGTTAAGTAAAACCAAACACCTTCTCGCTATTGTAGAGGCTAGTGGTATTATTAGTAAAATAAACAAACAACGATCAGGATTAAAGGAGGGGGTATTTTTTCCGGGGCAGAATTTAAATTGATTTCCTGAACGGAAGTGCCGGTCTTTTTAATGTAGTAATGTTGTTTGGAGTGCATCTTTCTATGCAGTGTTTGTTTTTTATAGTTGTGTTTAATGTTACTGTTTAAAAGTACTGTTTTTACATTGAGTAAATACAGTGTGTAGAAGCTGTTTACATTGGTAGTAAAAGCTCACTTCTGTCGATCAATTTTGGCGTGTTAAGATAGCGTAATAAGTTTTTCTGAGGGATTGAAAATTATGACTTCGAGTTTTAAGGTTAGATAAAATAAAGGACTATGTCAAATAAGATTGAATTTTGATTGAAAGCATTCATTTTTTATCTGTTTTAGAAGTATTTTTAGCTTGGCAAATATCGTAGTAGATTATTTGCTCTGAATGGGGGGAGAGTGCTCATAATCACGAATAATTACGGTTAATAAAAGGAAAGCCCGAAAACGTATGTTTTCGGGCTTTATAAAGCTGACCGCAATATGTCAGCGTGATCTATTTGTGTATGCTGCGTACAGCTTTGCAATTGAAGATTAGCGGCGGGTCAATCCATATTTTTTAAGCTTATATTGCAGAGTTCTTCGGCTGATGCCAAGCGCGTCTGCTGTACGCTCTCGGTGATGCTGGTTGGC encodes the following:
- a CDS encoding NifU family protein; the encoded protein is MLDKVEAALNKVRPLLQADGGNVELVEVTDKGIAKVRLQGACKGCPMSQITLRNAIERTLLKEIPELKGVEPAE
- a CDS encoding proline/glycine betaine ABC transporter permease codes for the protein MNIPRIPIGETIEAFINFLVEHFSFATKAFSAVLDAGLDVVEGAMKACPPWAFILIVAAITLKMTKSKRTTIFSIVGLLLIWNMGLWQATVSTIALVIVATLLALMIGIPIGILAAMNKHVNRIVMPILDVMQTMPAFVYLIPAIPFFGLGKVAAIFSTIIFAMPPSIRLTCLGIKQVPEDLVECAEAFGSNRWHRLFKLELPIATPTIMAGVNQTVMLALSMVVIASMIGAKGLGGEVWKAIQRLQMGKGFEAGIGIVIVAMIMDQVLQKIGSGKK
- a CDS encoding glycine betaine/L-proline ABC transporter ATP-binding protein; the encoded protein is MEKIRVENLYKIFGSNPSKIIPMLNKGATKDEIMEKTKHGVGVNNASFSVEEGEIVVVMGLSGSGKSTLVRCINRLIEPTGGKIFIDGEDITTLSKNKLRKIRLEKLGMVFQNFALFPHRTVLKNTEYGLEIADTDPKTRKQKAMEALELVGLSGWEESYPDQLSGGMQQRVGLARALALDPDILLMDEAFSALDPLIRRDMQDELINLQERMHKTIVFISHDLDEALKIGDRIVLMKDGEIVQVGTPEEILTEPATEYVRRFVEDVDITKVLTAESVMKKIDAVANIKTDGPRASLRKMRKNNISNLFVLDEKHKLIGMLNAADCAKLVEQGGKDIRTIMSTDLQAVDLDCPAQELFNIMQDRTLPLPVINEDKKLKGVIVRGTLIGALAERGGN
- the gltX gene encoding glutamate--tRNA ligase; translation: MAKTVTRFAPSPTGHLHIGGARTALFAWLLAKHDGGDFVLRIEDTDRERSRQEYTDAILDSMKWLGMDWNGEPTYQSERFDLYNSYIDQLLDEGKAYWCDCSPEQVDAMREKAMKEKRKPKYDGSCREKNLGPGENRVVRFKAPQDGRTSFTDMIKGPISVENAEMDDMILRRSDGSPTYNLAVVVDDHTMGVTSVLRGDDHVNNTPRQILIYKALGWDVPKFGHVPMILGPDKKKLSKRHGALSVMEYEKMGYLPEAVVNYLVRLGWSHGDQEIFSREELIELFNTDSLGNSPSVFDTKKLDWLNSEYIKAKAPAELIPGMRSFLPEGVEAEDAYLEKIIPLLQPRSTNYKEMADMCDFFLVDSDALEYDEAAVAKVFNPEAVEIIKELTARIEADTEFSHDSLEALCKGFLEEKELKFKVIGQPVRLALCGRVQSPGGLYDLMLVLGKKETIARMNRAVTLV
- a CDS encoding HDOD domain-containing protein, with translation MTEQITTPDEFIHKATALMEDRFIHTDREQPVIATLFELGVKHVAEDIMANPELYKPHAERPMPTKRFEKVDPISLMRTEVKLPSLPQVFIEMRRVINDPASSASDLAKVISRDTALSAFLLRMVNSAFYNFPAQIDTISRAVAVVGTNQLSTLAMGTSIMDMFKGLPADIIDLELFWRHSFACGIIASQLSKTFKQGTPEKCFVAGLLHDIGRPVLLIALPEQAIAATAISRHKKALMFKAEQAVTGFNHSELGGMLLRKWNLPFSLVNAVLNHHNPAKASKSPEALYVYFANIIAKTMGVGGSGDFFIRNVNNERWEKHGLTPDKLRKLDTEITPLLHDAFAILKNTAAQR
- a CDS encoding transporter substrate-binding domain-containing protein, producing MAEEYPPYSYQQEGKARGLFIDLVRNIQEMLDEEPSGVTFYPWARGYKRLEYGSGDILMPMCMTPERSLKFKFVGPVFWDDIYFYRRKGSGVELDNVDDARKVHMITVTRDDILHQNLVSMGYTNLDLSASTKCDFMKLIRGRADLVPMGRKVISYFFKCNPELDLNKVERVGPSVFFTTNYIAFAKHVPDEVVRKWQIAFDELKASGKWQKIVDKYFPPGLPN
- a CDS encoding glycine betaine ABC transporter substrate-binding protein, with the protein product MKKILILTLTVLLFAAFSTAAFAADKKVKLAYVEWDCATATTNVIKAVIEERLGMECEIIPVAAAAMWQAVGTGDVDGLATAWLPVTHADYLKRVQGKVVNLGPIVSGAKLGWAVPTYVEADSIADLNKYADKFDDKIIGIDPGAGLMRLSEDAMKEYNLDKFELMEGSGATMTAALSNAIKNKKWIVVTAWSPHWMFGRWDLKYLKDPKGVLGESETINTIVRKGLDKDMPKVYAFLDKFAWKDANQLQMVMAWNQEKGADPYENAKRFIKENKAQVDSWLK